The following coding sequences are from one Danaus plexippus chromosome 13 unlocalized genomic scaffold, MEX_DaPlex mxdp_15, whole genome shotgun sequence window:
- the LOC116769997 gene encoding uncharacterized protein LOC116769997 isoform X2: MSEGDVSLIRDEDVLRRMWQQTEDFSRKKEIRAHMYRLREERLRNLYSPDPGAAAKELGDLSNAGWNVESENRTSDDGHTHIKSVNANIEGTYDVDGGRGQFAAVDNNKEAVTEYDDGNTSLRRKENVSNTAAHEQVVRKTDDGTHFSSTTKSSSSSSKYEQISSKHETVPYEIKDDYDLQSQKSYDIHRGDEVTDTNTNRFTKSNLTSQNLSSDYEHAELVSRKVEYPDENTKVIVETRCLPDGTKVTSTRREFRAPAVQTSRSEHRSQNTRTESKSSTYESTQKRSQVNETMSKYFHEDIDNKQNDIVETQRNIDEFDFKRNKDNQDMMSNNDKLYKTNRNIDESTNLQREIHTTDNGDSTQPDPHKYNSVISNVQERENIAIRKNIVEERQIEKSTYQTEYSLRKISDDLSPAHQAWASTLRSDTPSRPSTRATSPGSKTFKSSTSSLRSSVSPDKINYKPSSRGNSPNKVNKTININNIVESHSSTNSTKTTDKHTTRYASPDRKPSRSSISPEKNYTPHRSSLSPDKIIKSDRPKSPVKQNLKEKSPSRSTTSPEGRPTPKISRPRSVSPQKQNIIEETEIDTDYSTHNRNATANETYFKETHRSPSPKTRKNKSMSPEPEAITVNSSNNEPNYMRPSAASKPKSTSTTNNITSQSPELKSFETRTNEMTKEHYKFIDEETKMYTRNAAERIENITTKVQKSKTSKEQSQNVPENIKMRKQSPSPDKQCDPNDVQNEFVESEPLKKEHKDVSSKSKTPTRSLSPEKVAKRDQSPLKDERILEKSRSPSPQKKIPKSDSDLKTKKVLEPNKTEALENEGIKEPIKSKTPSRNTSPEKNIKTNDKPSTTSPSSKVKSPSPNRSIATTVNFNIKQETHVSDSLDVTIKNDTLDNSVTNTCDITTGNQVDRPTKYQQPRDLSPKKNFGTGLPEVPRRNSKSPSPYRRLSPSKDICNQQDLQRQNNRDKNSEIETDLTRTDVKNKGDIRSVSPQKNTNKSPRSVSPQKNMKETSFRDTKNFIDIEKQNEEVNKKTLRERPRQLITPSTSPSRKPKYNDNSPSSEQSSPTTSASGFVYFGSPGVENKNVRDVESHTYHSANREEINNELTTQTTTSRIPCRSPSPEKRPSVKESLPRKSSLKKPSYPQISPTEKPPSSFLVSPNIENKDFTEHKVTIKDQPDEKVKDIKQKPPFERRETYEERCRKILGMMNTDSSNTEIEKQKEFDSTNSSPSVSPCRSPSSEKETSEHFKKPTVVHEQQQMDTKEREERKITISEQENITTSKSLPKKMTPSVGKIDKMILQTNEYDVVTKSSLRDVTPSTDKTKINPNDMKPKDCELKLTPKIIPDTLKSTKCDNLSGQPNPVLKTINHVQELEREPKPVLDKGLITSGSPGKDKKNEITAEDNSTHKENMYPDIKDDFELKPTSLSSTSIQRKEKVDTQKTYDLIEKEKEVMEKIQNSLRKLSPVRNQKKDHDTITESSCSLKSLDIESKNVETNYVLSSDCEEIVKEKKISKNDSDIENKRPKPQKLSGKPPSRNVSPTKNNLNSSPVSPKKPLSPIERPKSPQVPKTNKLKPKDQGTGITRKTNLTSPTKLDKSVISDTKKVLPNKQVIYGKPSTEKTTPSKTVQSSLYKNTEQEVKRAATPKTVARDVGKKDLNSKFDRTSSDTNLKTKKTSSQRPKTRPDIQVNDISAPRIVKQTSIPKSPKSSNYHTQTKLPSNKPKSATTLNTTIDDDDVIIDVQQAKSSRENSPDRICPTPIGFSEDDGSPRFPDEVNEPDDETQKRTYQTIHETESLVDDIVEICEDEELFVKKTDVNDMNETENNVLRVSDNVSQLTEKIVNVNKAKYSTKLFKETEKDSHFDDLDDKLKSDDCLLSVSEKVNKFARGRVDIKDNRSPSRNITDEYDKHTTYQDDYTKLSVNDKAHLFIETAENVKVTKPKSVQKIERPNLSDVDDELKKDDCLLSVSDKVNKFVRTAEQFLSETHETEEKEKKILEEHEKIMKKIIGNIDDNSSELHREKDEVDETLKDSIKGATAIPSKIKNLDYTNQTPSNKEPAVKITTLRSSEAVKKAKALFENISSTSQKVKESSKTPPKSHTVLSKKVAKPESPVIKPSADNNIITNETDNITVKVVDKKNKEVKTVEYEKTSQNIEDQAGPISSDRIHTKSPSRVITDTTSVVTKVYKNTTKQTHPEKLDKPIDKVPGYQRPTKTTQSKEEPKVVEDNEVSSRRGSGKFGVELRRTSTERTSSSERRRSSIEHHQPCIEDIYDVDLLEQMLEKVVGYEQRRRIRAQIRVAKKQTETSTISKTKHIVPKITKTKSPDRPGNRSPDRKMPTEKHKSPERHAKSPLPKGTSPERDVRTKHQITASSKSDNDKIIEHEKTTLRDTPQRTHSPDKLSPKLSRNSKSPMRQPSPDKRSRPVSPTKTPTHTVKPKSNRFNDYASAYMKKVGINNSEKLKDAKSKKTTSAEDVKTKRIKTEENSEVAHSSTLSRKTTEVTCTKDVIEIIEVNGNRSPTRDTHVPDTKKHNIKCSSPERKVVSPEPKSQVHELQHRSPERSPSPVKRQKSDINKNVGKKETIIKTVYDIEKKIPQKQKQEEKPSWVTNRNLKKVTAETRTFSSKKIEPEKPKYRAHSPSKAISKPIDVITSSYGPGPVDADGRPLFGIKALRNGASNYQVKGTVIRQEFHSRNGGEPEGTVSVTAYSTEPEDLERLLQAQGEKPSRLHGLSAITTTKKFGGDTGTTLREAHNKEDRAVLDQFTHSDRKVTENKILTSSNHDRKQKNYGHTETVQIIEIDEEDKINRVAGENETFYKHDTKELKKEASEKELKYNKSQKETREKKPDTESNKRGLEKMERSARVERRSDEKKTVRQNSVKSLTEKFIKNASETAKCERTTYPKAGLILRTSTVKDCASSDSSTHAGLTRGDSEHSLDSMDEVITTTNTEKVSTEDGMRTTTTTTTTRTGSRTQERSFLDSSTKVTGVQDILTRMKNADIVIEDGDTCEDTEARALLNKFLGATVLMAGMQSYVTEKPSGKVIIKQETVQSSGGKVTSSRLNEEFDIDQCWDERVLKKLLEESTDYEQRRRLRARIRTLMAEQEACASAVTEALAAAGESTETEEQSGEREEEEVTTITTSSVRKNSFEKTVSSTTTKNSKVIESMTRPAPKPVSPFAKFRQLEKQNSTNSPNSPKSPQSPGSPSQPYFKFTDPALQASAVTIKERLLQWCRDKTRDYENVKLENFSTSWSDGLAFCALLHHFLPDAFDYSSLSADSRRHNFTLAFKIADEKAGIYPLLDVDDMVAMRKPDWKCVFTYVQSIYRRFKDER, encoded by the exons ATGTCCGAAGGAGACGTGTCGCTGATACGCGACGAAGACGTTCTACGGCGAATG TGGCAACAAACGGAGGACTTCTCACGTAAGAAAGAGATCCGCGCTCACATGTACCGGCTCCGAGAGGAGAGGCTGAGGAATCTCTACTCGCCCGACCCCGGTGCCGCCGCTAAAG AACTGGGGGACCTCTCCAACGCTGGCTGGAATGTCGAATCTGAAAACAGAACCTCCGATGACGGCCACACGCACATAAAGTCAGTTAACGCGAACATCGAGGGCACGTATGACGTCGACGGAGGACGGGGACAGTTTGCTGCAGTCGATAACAATAAAGAAGCCGTTACTGAATATGACGACGGAAATACCAGTTTGAGACGCAAAGAGAACGTTTCTAACACGGCAGCTCATGAACAAGTTGTGCGTAAAACTGATGATGGAACTCATTTTTCTTCAACGACAAAATCTTCGTCCTCTTCTTCTAAGTACGAACAGATATCCTCCAAACATGAGACGGTTCCGTACGAAATAAAAGATGACTATGATCTACAGTCACAAAAATCGTATGATATTCATCGTGGTGATGAAGTTACCGATACAAATACCAATAGGTTTAcaaaatctaatttaactTCTCAAAACTTATCATCTGATTATGAACACGCAGAATTAGTTTCCAGAAAAGTCGAATATCCGGATGAAAACACGAAGGTTATCGTGGAAACGAGATGTCTACCTGATGGAACAAAAGTGACCAGCACCCGTCGGGAGTTCCGAGCTCCGGCAGTACAGACCAGCCGCAGTGAGCACCGGTCCCAAAACACGAGAACTGAAAGTAAATCCTCTACATATGAGTCAACACAAAAACGATCACAAGTTAACGAGACAATGTCTAAATACTTTCATGaagatattgataataaacaaaacgaTATTGTAGAAACACAAAGAAATATTGATgagtttgattttaaaagaaataaagacaATCAAGACATGATGAGCAATAACGATAAACTGTATAAAACTAACCGCAACATTGATGAATCAACAAACCTACAAAGAGAAATACATACAACAGATAATGGTGACAGCACTCAACCTGATCCTCATAAATACAACAGTGTAATAAGCAATGTCCAAGAACGAGAGAATATTGCCATTCGGAAAAACATAGTGGAAGAAAGACAAATAGAAAAGTCAACATATCAAACAGAGTATTCACTAAGAAAAATAAGCGATGATCTGAGTCCTGCCCACCAAGCCTGGGCTAGTACTCTTCGTTCCGATACACCATCAAGACCTTCTACGAGGGCGACATCTCCGGGAAGTAAAACATTCAAGTCTAGTACATCGTCGCTACGAAGTAGCGTTAGCCCTgacaaaatcaattataaaccATCTAGCCGAGGTAACAGCCCAAATAAagtcaataaaactattaatatcaaCAATATTGTTGAAAGTCATTCCTCCACAAACTCTACTAAAACAACCGATAAACATACTACCAGATATGCTAGTCCGGATCGAAAGCCATCTAGATCAAGCATTTCacctgaaaaaaattatactccACATAGATCTAGTCTTAGCCCAGACAAGATAATCAAATCCGACAGACCAAAGTCACCTGTAAAACAAAACCTTAAAGAAAAGTCTCCTTCAAGGTCAACAACAAGTCCAGAAGGAAGACCTACTCCAAAAATTTCTCGTCCACGATCCGTATCGCCCCAGAAACAGAATATCATAGAAGAAACTGAAATTGATACTGATTATTCTACGCATAATAGAAACGCAACTGCAAACGAGACATACTTTAAGGAAACACATAGAAGTCCAAGTCCTAAAACAAGAAAGAACAAATCCATGTCGCCGGAACCGGAAGCTATAACGGTTAATTCTTCAAACAATGAACCTAATTATATGAGACCATCAGCTGCCAGCAAACCAAAATCAACTTCTACTACGAATAATATCACATCACAAAGCCCAGAACTTAAGTCGTTTGAAACTAGAACCAATGAAATGACTAAAGAACACTATAAGTTTATAGAtgaagaaacaaaaatgtacACTCGAAACGCTGCTGAacgaattgaaaatataacaacaaaagttCAAAAATCTAAAACATCTAAAGAACAGAGTCAAAATGTgccagaaaatataaaaatgcgtAAACAATCGCCTAGCCCTGATAAACAGTGCGACCCAAATGATGTTCAAAATGAGTTTGTTGAATCTGAACCACTAAAAAAGGAACATAAAGATGTATCGTCTAAAAGTAAGACTCCTACTAGAAGTTTATCTCCGGAAAAAGTAGCTAAAAGGGATCAATCTCCTTTAAAAGACGAACGGATATTAGAAAAAAGTAGGAGTCCTTCtcctcaaaaaaaaattcctaaaagtgattctgatttaaaaactaaaaaggtATTAGAACCTAATAAAACTGAAGCTCTCGAAAACGAGGGCATTAAAGAGCCGATTAAATCAAAAACACCTTCAAGAAATACATCTCctgaaaagaatataaaaacaaatgataaaCCATCCACAACTTCTCCCAGTTCAAAAGTAAAAAGCCCTTCACCAAATCGATCCATTGCCACTACCGTGAATTTTAACATCAAACAAGAAACACATGTTTCAGATTCTTTAGatgtaactattaaaaatgatacatTAGACAACTCTGTCACTAATACCTGTGATATAACTACGGGAAACCAAGTAGACAGACCTACTAAATATCAACAACCAAGAGACCTATCTCCGAAAAAGAACTTTGGAACTGGTTTACCAGAGGTTCCTCGCCGTAACTCAAAGAGTCCTTCACCATATCGTCGACTGTCTCCTTCAAAGGATATATGTAACCAACAAGACCTTCAAAGACAAAATAATCGCGATAAAAATAGTGAAATTGAAACAGATTTAACAAGAActgatgtaaaaaataaaggtgATATTAGATCTGTTTCtccacaaaaaaatacaaataaatctcCTCGAAGTGTTTCTCCTCAAAAGAATATGAAAGAAACAAGTTTTAGAGATACCaagaattttattgatatagaaAAGCAAAACGAGGAAGTAAACAAAAAGACATTAAGAGAACGTCCAAGACAACTTATAACTCCTTCAACAAGTCCTAGTAGAAAacctaaatataatgataattccCCATCCTCTGAACAAAGCTCTCCCACAACTTCCGCAAgtggttttgtttattttggcTCTCCAGGTGttgaaaacaaaaacgttCGGGATGTTGAAAGTCACACATATCACTCAGCTAATagagaagaaataaataatgaattaactaCACAAACCACGACATCTAGGATTCCTTGTAGATCACCATCGCCTGAAAAACGGCCATCTGTTAAGGAAAGCCTTCCCCGTAAGAGCTCACTTAAGAAGCCTTCTTATCCACAAATATCGCCCACGGAAAAACCACCGTCAAGTTTTCTTGTTTCAcctaatatagaaaataaagattttacaGAACATAAAGTAACTATAAAGGATCAACCCGATGAGAAAGTGAAGGATATCAAACAAAAACCTCCATTTGAAAGAAGAGAAACTTATGAAGAGCGATGCCGAAAAATACTAGGCATGATGAATACAGATTCCTCAAATACTGAAATTGAGAAACAAAAGGAGTTTGATTCTACCAACAGTTCACCAAGTGTGTCTCCCTGTCGTAGTCCGTCTTCTGAAAAAGAAACATCTGAACATTTCAAAAAACCTACTGTTGTACATGAACAACAACAAATGGACACCAAAGAAAGAGAAGAGcgtaaaattacaatttcgGAACAAGAAAACATTACAACTTCTAAAAGTTTACCTAAAAAAATGACACCTAGTGTTggaaaaattgataaaatgattttacaaACCAACGAATATGATGTTGTTACAAAAAGTTCTTTACGAGACGTTACACCCTCAACcgataaaactaaaattaaccCAAATGATATGAAACCAAAAGATTGTGAACTAAAACTTACTCCTAAGATAATTCCAGACACTTTAAAATCTACTAAATGTGATAACTTGTCAGGCCAACCTAATCCTGTACTGAAGACAATTAACCATGTTCAGGAACTTGAGAGAGAACCTAAACCAGTTTTAGACAAGGGTTTGATAACATCTGGAAGTCCTGGTAAAGACAAAAAGAATGAAATTACGGCTGAAGACAATAGTACacacaaagaaaatatgtacCCAGATATAAAAGatgattttgaattaaaacctACATCACTAAGTTCGACTTCCATACAAAGAAAGGAGAAAGTTGATACCCAGAAAACATATGACttaattgaaaaagaaaaagaagtaatggaaaaaatacaaaattctttAAGAAAACTCTCTCCAGTACGTAATCAGAAAAAGGATCATGATACCATCACTGAATCATCTTGTTCTTTAAAGAGCTTAGATATTGAATCTAAAAATGTTGAAACTAATTATGTCTTATCAAGTGACTGTGAAGAAATAGTGaaggagaaaaaaataagtaaaaatgacagtgatatagaaaataaaagacCAAAACCTCAAAAACTGTCAGGTAAGCCCCCATCTAGAAATGTCTCAcctacaaaaaataatcttaattctTCTCCCGTATCACCAAAAAAACCACTGTCTCCGATAGAAAGGCCAAAATCTCCGCAGGttccaaaaacaaataagcTCAAACCAAAAGATCAGGGAACTGGAATCACACGTAAAACAAATCTTACATCTCCAACGAAATTAGACAAATCTGTTATCTCAGATACTAAAAAAGTTTTACCAAATAAGCAAGTAATTTATGGAAAACCATCCACAGAAAAAACAACTCCTAGCAAAACAGTACAAAGTTCCCTCTATAAAAATACGGAGCAAGAAGTTAAGCGTGCGGCTACTCCAAAGACTGTAGCTAGAGATGTTGggaaaaaagatttaaattcaaaatttgatAGAACTTCAAGTGACACTAAtcttaaaacaaagaaaacatCCTCTCAAAGGCCGAAAACTAGACCTGATATTCAAGTCAACGATATAAGTGCGCCTAGAATTGTAAAACAAACGTCCATACCAAAAAGTCCAAAATCGTCTAATTAtcacacacaaacaaaattaCCTTCAAATAAACCCAAATCTGCCACAACTTTAAATACAACCATCGATGACGATGACGTAATTATTGATGTTCAACAAGCCAAGTCATCGCGTGAAAATTCCCCTGACCGTATTTGCCCAACACCAATAGGATTTTCAGAGGATGATGGATCGCCTAGATTCCCTGATGAAGTCAACGAACCTGATGATGAAACACAGAAAAGGACCTACCAAACAATTCACGAAACTGAGTCTTTAGTCGACGATATAGTAGAAATATGTGAAGATGAAGAACTTTTTGTTAAGAAGACGGATGTAAATGATATGAATGAAACTGAGAATAACGTTCTTCGTGTCAGTGACAATGTATCTCAATTAACCGAAAAAATAGTAAACGTTAATAAAGCGAAATATTctacaaaactatttaaggAAACCGAAAAAGATAGTCATTTCGACGATTTAGATGATAAGTTAAAATCTGATGATTGTTTACTATCCGTATCcgaaaaagttaataaatttgctaGAGGAAGAGTAGACATAAAAGATAACAGAAGTCCATCTCGGAATATTACAGATGAATATGATAAGCATACGACCTATCAAGATGATTACACAAAGTTAAGTGTAAATGATAAAGCTCACTTGTTTATCGAAACTGCAGAGAAtgtaaaagtaacaaaacCTAAATCCGTGCAGAAAATTGAACGTCCCAACCTTAGCGACGTAgatgatgaattaaaaaaagacgACTGTCTATTAAGTGTATctgataaagtaaataaatttgtgagAACTGCAGAACAGTTTTTAAGCGAAACGCACGAGACAGaagagaaagaaaagaaaatactagaagaacatgaaaaaattatgaagaaaataattggTAACATTGATGATAATTCGTCGGAACTACATAGAGAAAAAGATGAAGTTGACGAGACATTAAAGGATAGCATTAAAGGAGCTACTGCAATtccttcaaaaattaaaaatcttgacTACACAAACCAAACTCCCTCTAACAAAGAACCTGCggtaaaaataacaacattacGTAGCAGTGAAGCAGTTAAAAAGGCTAAAgctttgtttgaaaatatatcatcaACAAGCCAAAAAGTAAAAGAATCATCTAAAACACCTCCTAAGTCGCATACAGTATTATCCAAAAAAGTTGCGAAACCTGAATCACCAGTTATCAAACCTTCagcagataataatattattaccaaCGAAACAGACAATATTACTGTCAAAGTTGttgataaaaagaataaagaaGTTAAAACTGTTGAATATGAAAAAACTTCTCAAAATATAGAAGATCAAGCAGGACCAATAAGTTCTGACAGAATTCACACAAAATCTCCCTCGCGTGTTATTACCGACACTACTTCAGTAGTTactaaagtttataaaaatactactaAGCAGACACATCCCGAGAAGCTTGATAAACCTATTGACAAAGTACCAGGTTACCAACGCCCAACAAAAACGACTCAAAGCAAGGAAGAGCCAAAGGTTGTTGAAGATAATGAAGTTAGTAGCCGACGTGGCAGTGGAAAATTTGGTGTTGAACTTCGCAGAACAAGCACAGAAAGAACCAGTAGCAGTGAGCGTCGCCGTAGTAGTATTGAACATCATCAGCCCTGTATAGAAGATATCTACGATGTAGACCTCCTAGAACAAATG ttGGAAAAAGTCGTAGGTTATGAACAGAGGCGGCGAATCAGAGCTCAAATACGTGTGGCAAAGAAACAAACTGAAACATCCACAAtatctaaaacaaaacatattgtaCCTAAAATAACCAAAACTAAATCTCCTGATCGTCCCGGTAACAGATCACCAGATAGAAAAATGCCTACTGAAAAACATAAATCTCCTGAAAGACACGCAAAGTCACCTTTACCAAAAGGTACGTCTCCTGAACGTGACGTAAGGACGAAACACCAAATTACTGCGTCATCTAAAAGCGACAATGACAAGATTATTGAACACGAAAAAACTACGTTACGAGATACGCCACAGAGAACACATAGCCCTGACAAATTATCTCCTAAATTATCAAGAAACTCCAAAAGCCCTATGCGCCAACCCAGTCCAGACAAACGATCCAGACCCGTCTCTCCCACTAAGACACCAACTCATACAGTCAAACCAAAATCTAATCGCTTTAACGATTATGCGTCAGCGTACATGAAAAAAGTAGGCATTAATAattctgaaaaattaaaagacgCTAAATCTAAGAAAACTACATCTGCTGAAGATGTAAAGACGAAGAGAATAAAAACGGAAGAGAACTCAGAAGTAGCGCATTCGTCAACGTTATCTCGTAAAACAACCGAAGTCACGTGTACTAAAGATGTTATTGAGATTATTGAAGTAAACGGAAACCGTTCACCAACACGTGACACTCATGTGCCAGATACaaagaaacataatataaagtgtTCTAGTCCTGAACGGAAGGTTGTTAGCCCAGAACCTAAATCTCAAGTACATGAACTACAACATCGAAGTCCAGAGAGATCGCCTAGTCCGGTTAAGCGGCAAAAATctgatatcaataaaaatgtagggaaaaaagaaactattattaaaacggTTTATGATATTGAGAAGAAAATACCTCAAAAACAAAAGCAAGAGGAAAAACCGTCGTGGGTCACAAACAGAAACTTGAAAAAGGTCACAGCTGAAACACGAACATTCAGTTCAAAGAAAATTGAACCCGAAAAGCCCAAGTATAGAGCTCATAGTCCTTCTAAGGCAATATCCAAACCTATAGATGTGATCACTTCAAGCTACGGCCCTGGCCCCGTGGACGCAGACGGTAGACCACTTTTTGGCATTAAAGCTTTAAGGAATGGAGCTTCAAATTATCAAG TGAAAGGCACAGTTATTCGTCAAGAGTTCCATTCGCGGAACGGAGGTGAACCAGAGGGTACTGTGTCGGTGACAGCGTATTCCACGGAGCCCGAAGACTTGGAACGCCTGTTGCAAGCCCAAGGAGAGAAACCTTCTCGTCTTCACGGGTTGTCAGCTATCACTACAACGAAGAAATTTGGTGGTGACACTGGAACTACGTTGCGGGAAGCTCACAAT AAGGAGGACCGTGCCGTTCTCGACCAGTTTACACATAGCGATCGTAAAGTTACTGAAAACAAAATCCTCACCAGTTCCAATCACGACAGGAAACAAAAGAATTACGGACATACAGAGACAGTACagattattgaaatagatgaggaagataaaataaacagagTGGCCGGTGAAAACGAGACCTTTTACAAACATGACACTAAAGAATTGAAAAAAGAGGCAAGTGAAAAggaacttaaatataataagagtcAAAAGGAGACCAGAGAGAAGAAACCGGACACGGAAAGTAACAAACGTGGACTGGAAAAGATGGAACGATCTGCAAGAGTGGAAAGACGATCTGACGAAAAGAAGACAGTAAGACAGAACTCTGTGAAGTCGCTcactgaaaaatttataaaaaatgcca GTGAGACTGCAAAGTGTGAACGAACTACGTATCCGAAGGCCGGCCTCATACTGCGAACCAGCACCGTGAAAGACTGTGCCTCCAGCGACTCTTCAACGCATGCCG GCCTCACCCGTGGGGACAGCGAACACAGTCTGGACTCTATGGACGAGGTGATCACTACCACCAACACGGAAAAGGTGTCCACCGAGGACGGGATGAGAACAACCACCACCACCACGACCACGAGGACCGGCTCCAGGACACAGGAGAGGTCCTTTCTGGACAGTTCAACCAAGGTCACCGGAGTACAGGACATCCTGACGAGGATGAAGAACGCTGACATCG TGATCGAAGACGGGGACACATGCGAGGACACGGAGGCGCGAGCTCTCCTCAACAAGTTCCTCGGAGCCACCGTCCTGATGGCCGGCATGCAGAGTTACGTCACCGAGAAACCGTCGGGGAAGGTCATAATTAAACAG